From the genome of Polyangiaceae bacterium, one region includes:
- a CDS encoding DUF11 domain-containing protein produces the protein MMKRKWLMRTALVAVLSTIAVGSAEAAQTLRVQVDQKGDFVLIGNALGHECDGGTPAPVVGTANCGGSSNNGDSAPDIFWRADAPGAGQAQANTGITVAQARSSAVLAIPPGATVSHAFLYWGANAAGGDDTITLDRQGGFTQTVTADQMYTSGNNSYQGVADITSIVQANGSGAYRVSGVNATNIVNLNNSNNYAGWWMVVFYELATDPPRNLALFDGLDPVSNNNAQNINLSGFLVPPVFANAKLGIVAFEGDNTLTGDSFSFGPAPALTNGLNPATNFFNATRSFLGVGDHRAGDLPELLGTPQSNSGIDMDVVDVTNKLMAGQTSVPISATSTGDVYYLAGFVTSIPTFKPDFSTSEKTAVDLNGGALLPGDIIEYTVVATNTGNDTAVNTIMNDPLPMGVTYLPGSIGITAGANVGGKTDMTADDQCEYVMATNTVTCRIGVGADAAQGGTMLVGESTTITFQVTVNADASGIIYNQALITASGLLGAPAEDTPTDGNGPTGGQPPTPVLIDACETDAQCMAPTPYCNTTPDPNVCVECIENSHCPANLPTCDLGTNTCICVPSGPEICDGVDNDCNGMVDEGFNIGMPCTSGVGECAVMGAITCLTTTISSCDAEPLPPSAEICDGLDNDCDGVNDNDNPGGGMSCMTGFPGICSEGLTNCTAGMVTCVANVMPGQQMETCDTLDEDCDGVADNGFNVGMSCTVGVGACANSGVIICTDPNNSMCDALANPPGEEICGDAIDNDCDGTTDEGCLDSDNDGIPDEVEIQVGTDPMDADSDDDGVPDGQEPDWDQDTDGDGLINALDSDSDNDGLFDGTEMGLDCSNPGTDTSANQCIPDADMGNSTTDPLDPDTDNGGVSDGSEDVNKNGTIDEGERDPNDPTDDNTITDTDGDGLSDDFENQIGSDPNDADSDDDGVPDGQEANPAADSDGDGLINVLDVDSDNDGLFDGTEMGFDCSNPDTDTSQNTCIPDGDMGTTQTSPIDPDTDNGGISDGSEDFDKDGVVDPGEGDPNDPSDDTTIIDTDGDGLSDDFENQIGSDPNDADSDDDGVIDGLEANPAEDTDGDGTINVLDPDSDGDGILDGTEMGFDCSNQATNPAANNCVPDADMGTTTTSPVNPDTDFGGVPDGVEDFNKNGTIDPGEGDPNDPSDDGNIKDSDGDGLPDDYETSIGSDPNDADSDDDGVPDGQEINPAEDTDGDGLINVLDADSDNDGLWDGTEMGFDCSNADTDTTKNRCIPDADDGSTTTDPLDRDTDDGGISDGAEDFDKDGTVDPGEGDPNDPSDDTTIVDTDGDGLSDDFENQIGSDPNDADTDDDGVIDGQEANPAEDSDGDGLINVLDPDSDNDGLFDGTEMGFDCSNGATNAEKGNCIPDADMGSTKTSPLDPDTDKGGVPDGIEDFNKNGTIDPGEGDPNNPADDKTCTTDADCGDPRSGKVCDDKFNACVPGCRGTNGNGCPADQICSSTTDAIGTCGAEPTGILITGGCVCTTGTSNSSNDSPVGFGIAIAAACAVMARRQKRR, from the coding sequence ATGATGAAAAGAAAATGGCTTATGAGAACCGCATTGGTCGCGGTGTTGTCGACCATTGCGGTTGGAAGCGCAGAGGCCGCGCAGACGCTGCGCGTGCAGGTCGATCAGAAGGGTGATTTCGTTCTGATTGGCAATGCGCTGGGGCATGAATGCGACGGGGGCACTCCGGCGCCGGTCGTAGGCACCGCGAATTGCGGCGGGAGCTCGAACAATGGCGACTCCGCGCCGGACATTTTCTGGCGTGCGGACGCCCCTGGGGCAGGCCAGGCGCAAGCGAACACCGGCATTACGGTCGCGCAAGCACGTAGCTCGGCCGTTCTGGCGATTCCCCCTGGAGCGACGGTGTCACACGCGTTTCTTTATTGGGGCGCCAATGCCGCCGGTGGTGACGATACCATCACGCTCGATCGGCAGGGTGGATTCACCCAAACCGTCACCGCCGATCAGATGTATACGAGCGGCAACAATTCGTACCAGGGTGTTGCAGACATCACGTCCATCGTGCAGGCGAACGGTTCGGGAGCATACCGCGTTTCCGGTGTGAACGCGACCAACATTGTCAATCTCAACAATAGCAACAACTACGCTGGCTGGTGGATGGTCGTCTTCTACGAGCTGGCTACGGATCCACCGCGAAACCTCGCGCTCTTCGACGGGCTCGACCCGGTGAGCAACAACAATGCGCAGAACATCAACCTTTCGGGCTTCTTGGTGCCGCCCGTTTTTGCCAATGCGAAACTCGGCATCGTGGCCTTCGAGGGAGACAATACGCTGACGGGCGATTCGTTCTCGTTCGGTCCCGCTCCAGCGCTCACGAATGGACTCAACCCGGCGACGAACTTCTTCAATGCGACGCGCAGCTTTTTGGGCGTGGGTGATCACAGGGCGGGCGATCTGCCGGAGCTCTTGGGAACACCGCAAAGCAATTCGGGCATCGACATGGACGTCGTCGATGTGACGAACAAGCTCATGGCGGGACAAACGTCGGTGCCGATTTCCGCGACGAGCACGGGCGACGTCTATTATCTCGCCGGGTTCGTCACGTCCATTCCCACGTTCAAGCCGGACTTCAGCACGTCCGAAAAAACGGCTGTGGATCTGAATGGCGGCGCGCTCCTGCCCGGGGATATCATCGAATACACGGTCGTTGCGACGAACACCGGAAACGACACCGCCGTGAACACGATCATGAACGACCCGCTGCCCATGGGCGTGACGTACCTACCGGGAAGCATTGGCATCACGGCTGGCGCAAACGTTGGCGGCAAAACGGACATGACGGCCGACGACCAATGCGAATACGTAATGGCGACGAATACCGTCACCTGTCGTATCGGCGTGGGCGCAGACGCGGCGCAGGGCGGAACGATGCTCGTCGGCGAATCGACGACGATCACGTTCCAGGTCACGGTCAACGCCGATGCATCGGGCATCATTTACAACCAGGCGCTCATCACGGCAAGCGGTCTCTTGGGCGCTCCGGCCGAAGATACGCCAACCGACGGCAATGGTCCCACGGGCGGTCAGCCGCCGACGCCCGTTCTCATCGACGCTTGCGAGACGGATGCGCAATGTATGGCGCCGACGCCGTATTGCAATACGACGCCCGATCCGAACGTGTGCGTCGAATGCATCGAAAATTCGCATTGTCCGGCCAATCTGCCGACATGTGATCTGGGGACGAACACGTGCATTTGCGTGCCTTCGGGCCCCGAAATTTGCGACGGCGTCGACAACGATTGCAATGGCATGGTCGACGAGGGATTCAACATCGGCATGCCGTGTACGTCCGGCGTTGGCGAATGCGCCGTCATGGGTGCGATCACCTGTCTTACGACGACGATTTCTTCGTGCGATGCGGAGCCCTTGCCGCCGTCGGCTGAAATCTGCGATGGCCTCGACAATGACTGCGACGGCGTGAACGACAATGACAACCCCGGCGGGGGTATGTCGTGCATGACCGGGTTCCCCGGCATCTGCAGCGAAGGCTTGACCAATTGCACGGCCGGCATGGTCACGTGCGTTGCGAACGTCATGCCCGGCCAGCAGATGGAGACCTGCGACACGCTCGACGAAGATTGCGATGGCGTCGCGGACAATGGCTTCAATGTCGGCATGTCGTGCACCGTGGGCGTCGGCGCGTGCGCCAATTCGGGCGTCATCATTTGCACGGACCCGAATAACTCGATGTGCGATGCGCTGGCCAACCCGCCGGGCGAAGAAATATGCGGCGACGCGATCGACAACGATTGCGACGGCACGACCGACGAAGGGTGCCTCGATAGCGACAACGACGGTATTCCCGACGAGGTCGAAATACAAGTGGGCACCGATCCGATGGATGCCGATAGTGACGACGACGGCGTTCCCGACGGGCAAGAACCGGATTGGGATCAAGACACCGACGGCGACGGCCTCATCAATGCGCTCGATTCCGACAGCGACAACGATGGTCTCTTCGATGGCACCGAAATGGGCCTCGATTGCTCGAATCCGGGTACCGACACGAGTGCAAATCAATGCATTCCGGACGCGGACATGGGCAATTCGACGACCGACCCGCTCGATCCCGACACCGACAATGGCGGCGTTTCGGATGGATCGGAAGACGTCAACAAGAATGGCACCATCGACGAGGGCGAGCGCGATCCCAACGATCCGACGGACGACAATACCATTACGGACACCGATGGTGACGGCCTGAGCGACGACTTCGAAAATCAAATCGGCTCCGATCCGAACGATGCCGATAGCGATGACGACGGCGTTCCCGATGGCCAAGAGGCAAACCCTGCGGCTGATAGCGACGGCGACGGCCTCATCAACGTCCTCGATGTCGATAGCGACAACGATGGTCTCTTCGATGGCACCGAAATGGGCTTCGATTGCTCGAACCCCGATACCGATACGTCGCAAAATACCTGCATCCCCGATGGGGACATGGGCACGACGCAAACGTCACCGATCGACCCCGATACGGACAATGGCGGCATTTCGGACGGTTCCGAGGACTTCGACAAGGATGGCGTCGTCGATCCGGGCGAGGGCGATCCCAACGATCCGTCCGACGACACGACCATCATCGATACCGACGGCGATGGCCTGAGCGACGACTTCGAAAATCAAATCGGCTCCGATCCAAACGATGCCGATAGCGACGACGATGGCGTCATCGATGGCCTGGAAGCCAATCCTGCCGAGGATACCGACGGTGATGGCACCATCAACGTGCTCGATCCCGACAGCGACGGTGACGGTATTCTCGACGGCACCGAAATGGGCTTCGATTGCTCGAATCAGGCAACGAATCCCGCAGCAAACAACTGCGTTCCGGATGCCGACATGGGCACGACGACCACGTCGCCGGTCAATCCCGACACGGATTTCGGTGGCGTGCCCGATGGCGTCGAGGACTTCAACAAGAATGGTACCATCGATCCAGGCGAGGGCGATCCGAACGATCCGTCCGACGACGGGAACATCAAGGATAGCGACGGCGACGGCCTGCCCGACGACTACGAAACGAGTATCGGATCGGATCCGAACGACGCCGATAGCGACGACGATGGCGTTCCCGACGGTCAGGAAATCAATCCTGCCGAGGACACGGACGGTGACGGCCTCATCAACGTGCTCGATGCCGATAGCGACAACGATGGTCTTTGGGACGGCACGGAAATGGGCTTCGATTGCTCGAATGCCGATACCGATACGACGAAGAACCGCTGCATTCCCGATGCAGACGATGGCTCCACGACAACGGATCCGCTCGATCGCGATACCGACGACGGCGGCATTTCGGACGGCGCGGAGGACTTCGACAAAGACGGCACCGTCGACCCTGGCGAGGGCGATCCCAACGATCCGTCGGACGACACGACCATCGTCGATACGGACGGCGACGGCCTGAGCGACGACTTCGAGAATCAAATCGGCTCGGATCCGAACGATGCCGATACCGACGACGACGGCGTCATCGATGGCCAAGAAGCCAACCCTGCCGAGGATTCGGACGGTGATGGCCTCATCAACGTGCTCGATCCCGACAGCGACAATGACGGGCTCTTCGACGGCACCGAAATGGGCTTCGATTGCTCCAATGGCGCAACGAATGCGGAAAAGGGCAATTGCATCCCGGACGCCGACATGGGCTCGACGAAGACCTCGCCGCTCGATCCGGACACCGACAAAGGCGGCGTCCCCGACGGCATCGAGGACTTCAACAAGAACGGCACTATCGATCCAGGTGAGGGCGATCCCAACAATCCCGCCGACGACAAGACCTGCACGACCGATGCCGATTGCGGTGATCCCAGGAGCGGCAAGGTGTGCGACGACAAGTTCAATGCTTGCGTCCCCGGTTGTCGCGGCACGAACGGCAATGGCTGCCCGGCAGACCAAATCTGCTCGTCCACCACGGATGCCATTGGTACGTGCGGCGCTGAGCCTACCGGCATTCTCATCACCGGCGGTTGCGTATGCACCACCGGAACGAGCAATAGCAGCAATGACTCGCCCGTCGGCTTCGGCATTGCCATTGCCGCGGCGTGCGCGGTCATGGCTCGACGCCAGAAGCGCCGCTAG
- a CDS encoding AAA family ATPase, with product MFWLEGHTITEVLFEGDATTLYRGYRDTDGTSVLVKASNDDFPIARDVALLRHECAILQSLDVPCVPTAFGLVPCRNGISLVMSDTGKRPLTERMRRGRQDLGAALRVGVAIARALDQVHIGGVIHKDVCPQNILVEEGSLDVDLVGFGYASRLLREDQRLATTQIIEGSLAYMAPEQTGRINRAIDHRADLYSLGVTLYELLTGVLPFTMDEPLGLLHAHIARAPVPPHVLVPELPRVVSDIVIKLLAKSADDRYHRAGGVATDLAICARQWQNYREIDRFALGERDLGSELILPDKLYGRDVERKDLEAAFERAATGHPGLVVISGAAGVGKSVLARELKSPVAVRGGTFAAGRPDELTRGAPCGVLSAALRDLVRQILQGPSEPARVFTRELHRMLGATAAALFEIVPELEDVVEARELPAALPAAESNARLAVLVRSLIDAASREGPVVLFLDDMDSADAASKDIARALVVDGESRRLCVVMACRDRPTASRTNIVDLPDLRRAGVSITEIHLGPLSAVHTRALLADALGAPEDRVIDLADELTAAAHGNPFFLREVLRALHTEELVKFDSRAGSFKWDIERVRQRLGSADARDFVRDRIGSLPARTSHALAVAACLGTAFDLGALAVAVERPPADVVQDLWPALEAGLIVPLSSDYRFADALVDAAQANGADTHRRSPDRSSWEVPYAFAHGHVHDAALALVPPESRAHEHLRIGRLLLASAFPTSDGGGLAAVRQLNLGRAAMQSEGDRISLARLDLNAGRRAKGAGALADAMDFFKLGLEALDAKEPHELWFALTYQFGECAVTTGAAELSARHVEELVSGARTALERAEACRLRVAMLVMREKLDEAFRAGVAGLEELGIRMPEDEAAWRKALDEERAAIDRKLADRPIRSLKMAPRATDPEIVATMFFLLDLSAPAFLSRVPATRLVTAVLVRLSIEHGNTEASAYGFAAYGFFLAADTNRFDEAHAFGELGLALDEEFGEGRLACRVRIVAGSMLHTKRSRRVSLFHFQRAVELAATSGDLLYVSHAAGHVIATRFELGDDLARACEETERSLTFVRAAWGARAVTDPFVVLTLQAARCLLGKTRDRTSLSDDTFDAEAFVAARALVGDGSAELWYSVLRAQIFILHEEFGAAARDALVAEKHFAEYEGQFVSTDISFWVALSLLLDRSASRATLDSRLATVETHLARLAVLAEHCPENYERKYLLVAAERARAVGDELSAVELYERAGRAATESGSSRDEALVNELAARFHLERRRDTLARAYMGSAYQAYMRWGAIAKIGALRERYGFLLPRRPAGSSEGPTRATIMPAPQGQYDIEAVMRAAQAIAEELVLDVLLDRVMRVIVEASGAQRAVLLLDRGGGLSIEACMTIDPDRVLVGSDAAAAVGWELPQSIVEEVEVTRNPVVVGGIRGFDRFSRDPYIVERRPRSFLCLALVHRGRLTGILCLENRLVADVFTAERIQIAGFLSSLAAIALENSLLVASIQRMSESQIRANERLEMEVLARTEDLERELEQRKAAELDRELMHTAMLSAQAERLAELSTPLLPITGEIMVMPLIGMIDQDRAEQVLTTALAGVSSSNASVLILDITGVRNASTNVAKTLIDATRAVSMLGAEVVISGVRAAVAHSLVDVADTMQGIVTKATLAGAVAHAMGRGRRKGGGRRA from the coding sequence GTGTTCTGGCTCGAAGGGCATACCATCACGGAAGTTCTCTTCGAGGGGGACGCGACGACGCTCTATCGCGGATATCGCGATACCGACGGCACTTCCGTTCTGGTCAAGGCGTCGAACGATGACTTCCCCATCGCGCGCGACGTAGCCCTTCTGCGCCACGAATGCGCGATCCTCCAAAGCCTCGACGTGCCCTGCGTCCCGACCGCCTTCGGCCTCGTCCCGTGCCGAAACGGCATTTCGCTCGTCATGTCGGACACCGGCAAACGGCCGCTCACGGAACGCATGCGTCGAGGCCGTCAAGATCTTGGCGCGGCCCTTCGCGTCGGCGTCGCAATCGCTCGAGCGCTCGATCAGGTGCACATCGGCGGCGTGATCCACAAAGACGTTTGTCCTCAAAACATCCTCGTCGAAGAAGGATCGCTCGACGTGGACCTCGTCGGTTTCGGCTACGCTTCGCGGCTGCTCCGCGAAGATCAACGCCTGGCCACCACGCAAATCATCGAAGGATCGCTCGCGTACATGGCGCCCGAGCAGACGGGACGCATCAATCGAGCCATCGATCATCGCGCGGATTTGTATTCGCTCGGCGTCACACTCTACGAGCTGCTCACGGGCGTTTTGCCCTTCACGATGGATGAGCCGCTCGGCCTTTTGCATGCGCACATCGCGCGCGCGCCGGTGCCTCCACACGTGCTCGTGCCCGAGCTTCCGCGCGTCGTGTCGGACATCGTGATCAAGCTGCTCGCGAAGAGCGCCGACGATCGTTACCACCGCGCAGGAGGCGTCGCGACGGACCTCGCCATTTGCGCGAGACAGTGGCAAAACTACCGCGAAATCGACCGATTTGCCCTCGGCGAACGCGATCTCGGCAGCGAGCTGATCCTGCCGGACAAACTCTACGGGCGCGACGTCGAACGCAAGGACCTCGAAGCTGCCTTCGAACGCGCGGCGACGGGTCATCCGGGCTTGGTGGTGATTTCCGGCGCAGCGGGCGTGGGCAAATCGGTCCTCGCCCGTGAGCTCAAGAGCCCCGTGGCCGTTCGAGGCGGTACGTTTGCTGCCGGAAGGCCGGACGAGCTGACGCGGGGCGCTCCGTGTGGCGTGCTTTCCGCGGCGCTTCGGGACCTCGTGCGGCAAATTCTGCAAGGTCCTTCCGAGCCGGCGCGTGTGTTCACGCGCGAGCTACACCGCATGCTCGGGGCAACGGCCGCCGCGCTTTTCGAGATCGTTCCCGAGCTCGAGGACGTCGTCGAAGCGCGTGAGCTGCCAGCGGCGCTGCCCGCGGCCGAATCGAACGCGCGCCTCGCGGTGCTCGTGCGATCGCTCATCGACGCGGCAAGTCGTGAAGGGCCCGTCGTGCTGTTTTTGGACGACATGGATTCGGCCGACGCCGCATCCAAGGACATCGCACGTGCGCTCGTCGTCGATGGCGAATCGCGTCGCTTGTGCGTCGTGATGGCTTGTCGGGACAGACCCACGGCTAGCCGCACGAACATCGTCGATTTGCCCGACCTGCGCCGCGCAGGCGTGTCCATTACCGAAATCCACCTTGGGCCGCTGAGCGCCGTTCACACGCGCGCATTGCTCGCTGACGCCCTGGGCGCTCCCGAAGATCGAGTCATCGATTTGGCCGACGAGCTGACGGCGGCTGCGCATGGTAATCCGTTCTTTCTGCGCGAAGTGCTTCGGGCGCTCCACACCGAAGAGCTCGTCAAGTTCGACTCGCGTGCAGGCAGCTTCAAATGGGACATCGAACGCGTTCGCCAGCGCCTCGGTTCGGCCGATGCGCGCGATTTCGTACGAGATCGAATTGGTTCTCTCCCTGCGCGAACGTCCCACGCACTCGCGGTTGCGGCTTGTCTCGGTACGGCCTTCGATCTCGGCGCGCTGGCCGTGGCCGTCGAGCGTCCGCCGGCGGATGTCGTGCAGGATCTCTGGCCCGCGCTCGAAGCTGGCCTCATCGTTCCTTTGTCGTCGGACTACCGTTTCGCCGATGCGCTGGTCGACGCAGCGCAAGCGAATGGAGCCGACACGCATCGTCGTTCGCCCGATCGATCGTCGTGGGAAGTGCCGTATGCCTTTGCGCACGGGCACGTGCACGACGCCGCGCTGGCGCTCGTACCGCCCGAATCGCGGGCGCACGAGCATTTGCGGATTGGTCGACTGCTCTTGGCAAGCGCTTTTCCGACGAGCGACGGAGGCGGCTTGGCAGCCGTTCGGCAGCTCAACTTGGGGCGCGCCGCGATGCAGTCCGAAGGCGATCGCATATCGCTCGCGCGGCTCGATCTGAACGCCGGAAGGCGTGCGAAGGGTGCCGGGGCACTCGCCGACGCGATGGACTTTTTCAAGCTGGGGCTCGAGGCGCTCGACGCGAAAGAGCCGCACGAGCTGTGGTTTGCCCTGACGTACCAGTTCGGTGAATGCGCCGTGACCACGGGTGCGGCGGAGCTGTCCGCGCGGCATGTGGAAGAGCTGGTTTCGGGGGCCCGCACGGCACTCGAGCGGGCCGAAGCGTGCCGCTTGCGCGTTGCAATGCTCGTGATGCGCGAGAAGCTCGATGAAGCGTTTCGCGCGGGTGTTGCTGGGCTCGAGGAATTGGGCATCCGAATGCCCGAGGACGAAGCGGCGTGGCGCAAGGCGCTCGACGAGGAACGAGCTGCCATCGATCGGAAGCTTGCCGACCGTCCCATTCGTTCGCTCAAGATGGCGCCTCGAGCGACCGATCCTGAAATCGTCGCGACGATGTTTTTCTTGCTCGACCTGTCCGCTCCGGCATTTCTTTCGCGCGTGCCGGCGACGCGGCTCGTCACGGCGGTGCTCGTACGGCTTTCGATCGAGCATGGGAATACGGAAGCGTCGGCGTATGGTTTTGCGGCGTATGGGTTTTTCCTCGCGGCGGATACGAATCGATTCGACGAAGCTCACGCATTTGGTGAATTGGGTTTGGCGCTCGATGAAGAGTTTGGCGAGGGGCGGCTTGCGTGTCGGGTGCGCATCGTTGCGGGGTCGATGCTGCACACCAAGCGTTCCCGTCGCGTGTCGCTTTTTCATTTTCAGCGAGCGGTCGAGCTGGCGGCGACGTCGGGGGATTTGCTGTACGTGTCGCATGCAGCGGGGCACGTCATTGCGACGCGATTCGAGCTCGGGGACGATCTTGCACGTGCGTGCGAAGAGACCGAACGCAGCCTCACGTTCGTGCGTGCCGCATGGGGAGCGCGAGCCGTTACCGATCCTTTCGTGGTGCTGACGCTTCAGGCGGCGCGCTGTTTGCTTGGAAAAACGCGGGACCGCACGAGTTTGTCCGACGACACCTTCGATGCGGAGGCGTTCGTCGCGGCGAGGGCCCTCGTGGGCGATGGGTCGGCCGAGCTTTGGTATTCGGTTCTTCGCGCGCAGATATTCATATTGCATGAAGAATTCGGGGCAGCCGCGCGCGATGCGCTCGTGGCTGAAAAACATTTTGCAGAGTATGAAGGTCAATTCGTCAGCACCGACATTTCGTTTTGGGTAGCGCTTTCGTTGTTACTCGACCGCTCGGCATCCCGCGCGACGCTCGATTCGCGGCTCGCCACGGTCGAGACGCATTTGGCACGATTGGCCGTATTGGCCGAGCATTGCCCGGAGAATTACGAACGCAAGTATTTGCTCGTCGCTGCCGAGCGTGCGCGGGCTGTAGGGGACGAGCTTTCGGCGGTGGAATTGTACGAGCGTGCGGGGCGAGCGGCCACGGAGAGTGGTTCGTCGCGGGACGAGGCGCTCGTCAATGAGCTAGCTGCGCGTTTTCACCTCGAGCGCCGGCGTGACACGCTCGCACGCGCATACATGGGGTCGGCGTATCAGGCGTACATGCGGTGGGGCGCGATTGCGAAGATTGGTGCGCTTCGAGAACGTTATGGGTTTTTGTTGCCGCGCAGGCCAGCGGGGTCTTCCGAAGGGCCGACGCGGGCGACGATCATGCCCGCTCCGCAGGGCCAATACGACATCGAAGCGGTCATGCGGGCAGCGCAAGCCATTGCGGAAGAGCTCGTCCTGGATGTGCTGCTCGACCGAGTCATGCGGGTCATCGTCGAAGCATCGGGTGCCCAGCGAGCGGTCCTGCTCCTCGATCGCGGCGGTGGATTATCGATTGAAGCATGCATGACCATCGATCCCGATCGCGTGCTCGTCGGTTCCGACGCGGCGGCGGCGGTCGGGTGGGAATTGCCGCAATCGATTGTCGAGGAAGTGGAGGTGACGCGTAATCCGGTCGTGGTGGGTGGTATTCGAGGGTTCGACCGTTTTTCGAGGGATCCTTATATCGTCGAAAGGCGTCCGCGTTCATTTCTTTGTTTGGCCTTGGTGCATCGCGGGCGATTGACTGGCATATTGTGCCTCGAAAATCGCCTCGTGGCGGATGTATTCACGGCGGAGCGTATTCAGATTGCCGGCTTTCTTTCGTCGCTCGCGGCCATTGCGCTCGAAAATTCGCTGCTCGTCGCGAGCATTCAGCGCATGAGCGAATCACAAATACGCGCCAACGAGCGGCTCGAAATGGAGGTCCTGGCGCGGACGGAAGATCTCGAGCGGGAGCTCGAACAGCGCAAGGCCGCCGAGCTCGACCGGGAATTGATGCACACGGCGATGTTATCGGCGCAGGCCGAGCGCCTCGCGGAATTGTCGACGCCGCTCTTGCCGATAACGGGTGAAATCATGGTCATGCCGCTGATTGGTATGATCGACCAAGATCGAGCCGAGCAGGTGCTCACGACGGCGCTTGCGGGGGTTTCTTCGAGCAATGCATCCGTGTTGATTTTGGACATCACGGGCGTGCGCAATGCGTCCACCAATGTTGCGAAGACGCTTATCGATGCGACACGCGCGGTGTCGATGCTGGGCGCGGAAGTGGTCATTTCGGGGGTGCGTGCGGCCGTTGCGCATTCGCTGGTGGACGTCGCAGATACGATGCAGGGCATCGTGACGAAAGCGACGCTCGCGGGCGCCGTCGCTCATGCGATGGGACGGGGACGTCGCAAGGGTGGTGGGCGACGGGCGTAA
- a CDS encoding VCBS repeat-containing protein has product MFDNTSNGTRWVLIATFATAITSLPACARTGLNVDEHVAPADPAVDCSAWPNELFLTYARSLSLGAKVTAMALYPSNGDGTFGNRQTIDMKEPFTGVVVDDFDDDGALEIHLWLLSTGVEYVLDYDCAEGMWFMTPNFGGAAPPRHDFSSIGDVNNDGYIDVVGWVPPKDGNGQPNDDALDVYASLGGPGGTFVHQKSELNLKDTFVYWLAPTRHVRDMDSDGCADLVYVRYDHGGAAKSTVYLAKGDCTGRFGQPKSILSMPFPGTGDDIGDLDGDGHMDLIAGLDDDGDPGQVWVAKGDGAGSLESVIPVFDVAPEEKGHDGAGFGDVWLYDWDHDGRLDVLSTYSTGPGFSGPQIDIRMNRGNLEFGAPSVVGPAPLSSQQWLVGPASK; this is encoded by the coding sequence ATGTTCGATAACACTTCCAATGGAACACGATGGGTCCTCATCGCCACCTTCGCGACCGCGATAACCTCACTCCCCGCGTGCGCGCGCACCGGCTTGAACGTCGATGAACACGTCGCCCCCGCAGATCCAGCCGTCGACTGTTCCGCTTGGCCGAACGAGCTATTTCTCACGTATGCGCGCAGTCTTTCTCTCGGCGCCAAGGTGACGGCAATGGCGCTCTACCCGAGCAATGGTGACGGAACATTCGGCAACCGCCAGACCATCGACATGAAAGAGCCTTTTACAGGCGTCGTCGTCGATGATTTCGATGACGACGGCGCGCTCGAAATCCACTTGTGGCTATTGTCGACTGGTGTCGAGTATGTCCTCGATTATGATTGCGCCGAGGGAATGTGGTTCATGACGCCCAACTTTGGCGGCGCCGCGCCTCCACGCCACGATTTCAGCTCGATCGGCGACGTCAACAACGACGGCTACATCGATGTGGTCGGGTGGGTTCCTCCGAAAGATGGCAATGGCCAGCCGAATGACGACGCCCTCGATGTATACGCATCGCTCGGAGGCCCCGGGGGAACCTTTGTTCATCAAAAGAGCGAACTGAATTTAAAAGATACGTTCGTCTATTGGCTCGCTCCAACGCGCCACGTACGCGACATGGACAGCGACGGTTGTGCCGATTTGGTTTACGTCCGATACGACCACGGAGGAGCGGCCAAGTCTACGGTGTATTTGGCAAAAGGCGATTGCACCGGCCGATTTGGCCAACCGAAAAGCATTCTATCGATGCCATTTCCGGGGACGGGCGACGACATCGGCGATCTGGATGGTGACGGGCACATGGACCTCATCGCAGGGCTCGATGACGATGGGGATCCTGGCCAAGTGTGGGTAGCCAAGGGCGACGGCGCAGGGTCTTTGGAGAGCGTGATTCCGGTATTCGACGTCGCCCCCGAGGAGAAAGGTCACGACGGCGCGGGATTTGGAGACGTCTGGCTATATGATTGGGACCATGATGGAAGGCTCGACGTGCTCTCGACCTACTCGACCGGGCCGGGTTTTTCCGGGCCGCAAATCGATATCAGGATGAATCGGGGCAACCTCGAGTTTGGTGCTCCGTCGGTCGTCGGCCCGGCGCCTCTTTCGAGCCAGCAATGGCTCGTGGGCCCGGCGTCGAAATGA